The Spiroplasma endosymbiont of Crioceris asparagi genome contains the following window.
TATAAGACCAGAGCTATTGAAAAAAGAACAAAAAATCGTTGAAACTGGAAAAGGTGCTGAAACTTTGAAAAACAATACTAAAAAATCTATTAGCAAGTAATAGATTTTTTTTTAAAAAAAATAGACAATATAATATAGGAGATATTAAGATGATCAAAATCAATTTAAAACATTCTTTTGTTGAAAAAGATGTAAAAGACTTTAACAAAAATAGAGTACAAGAGATTCATAACATGATTGAAAACAAAACTGGTGCTGGAAATGATTTTCTAGGATGAGTAGAGTGGCCATCAAATTATGATAAAAATGAATATGCCAAAATGAAACAAGTTGCAATTTCATTAAGAAACGAGATTGAAACATTGTTAGTGATTGGAATTGGTGGAAGTTATTTGGGAGCAAGGGCTGCCGAAGAAATGATCAGAGGATTATATAACAAAGATAAAGTGGAAATTATTTTTGTTGGTAACACAATCTCATCAACTTACATGGCAAACTTAGTTGATTATTTAAAAAACAAAGAATTTGGAATTGTTAATGTTTCTAAATCAGGAACAACTACAGAACCAGGAATTGCTTTTAGAGTATTTGAAGAAATTTTAATTAAAGAAAAAGGTCAAGAAACTGCTAAGAAAAGAATTGTTGCAGTTACTGATAAAGCCAAAGGTGCATTAAAAACTTTAGCTGATTCAAAAGGTTATGAAAGTTTTGTAATTCCAGATGATATTGGGGGAAGATATTCAGTACTTACTCCAGTAGGTATTTTTGCATTAATGGTTTGTGGTATTGATACAGATGTTATGATGAAAGGTGCATTAAGAGCGCAAAAAGATTTAAACACTGTTAACAATACAGCATACGAATATGCAGTTGCAAGATATTTATTACATACTCAGAAAAAATTTGCTGTTGAAGTTTTAGTCTCATATGAATTACAAATGCAAGTATTTACAGAATGATGAAAACAATTATTTGGTGAATCAGAAGGTAAAGATGGAAAAGGTTTATATCCTTCAAGTTGTGTATTCTCAACAGATTTACATTCATTAGGTCAATTTATTCAAGAAGGAACAAAAAATTTATTATTTGAAACTGTTATTAGAGTTAAAACACCACAACAAGATTTAAGTGTTCCTAAATTAAAAGATGATTTAGATGGTTTAAATTATTTAACTAATAAA
Protein-coding sequences here:
- a CDS encoding glucose-6-phosphate isomerase; this encodes MIKINLKHSFVEKDVKDFNKNRVQEIHNMIENKTGAGNDFLGWVEWPSNYDKNEYAKMKQVAISLRNEIETLLVIGIGGSYLGARAAEEMIRGLYNKDKVEIIFVGNTISSTYMANLVDYLKNKEFGIVNVSKSGTTTEPGIAFRVFEEILIKEKGQETAKKRIVAVTDKAKGALKTLADSKGYESFVIPDDIGGRYSVLTPVGIFALMVCGIDTDVMMKGALRAQKDLNTVNNTAYEYAVARYLLHTQKKFAVEVLVSYELQMQVFTEWWKQLFGESEGKDGKGLYPSSCVFSTDLHSLGQFIQEGTKNLLFETVIRVKTPQQDLSVPKLKDDLDGLNYLTNKSFHEINNIALEGVIDAHTNDGKVPNIILDFEKMDSEMFGYASYWFMKACAMSAYLLEINPFNQPGVEIYKKNMFKLLKKPGY